Proteins co-encoded in one Alcanivorax sp. genomic window:
- a CDS encoding tetratricopeptide repeat protein has translation MINTKLYKAVYGLAEKLMEADRKGNKAEFDSLYCQLKAICTDNENTQKDHPEQWETLADFTEGFDSALALYEKAIAKAQAINAKDHLASIGLSMARLQAELGQTQAAISSLEAAKVNANKLEDKELKAEIDALLERLMEGRSSYG, from the coding sequence ATGATTAACACCAAGTTATACAAGGCTGTTTACGGCCTGGCTGAGAAGCTGATGGAGGCGGACCGAAAAGGTAACAAGGCGGAATTTGATTCGCTGTATTGCCAGCTCAAAGCCATTTGCACGGATAACGAAAACACTCAGAAAGACCACCCCGAGCAATGGGAAACGCTGGCTGATTTCACCGAAGGTTTCGATTCTGCGCTGGCGCTGTATGAAAAAGCCATAGCAAAGGCACAGGCGATCAATGCCAAAGATCATCTTGCCTCCATCGGCTTGTCCATGGCCAGGCTGCAGGCAGAACTGGGACAAACCCAGGCGGCGATCAGTAGTCTTGAAGCGGCAAAGGTGAACGCGAACAAGCTGGAAGATAAGGAACTGAAAGCGGAAATTGATGCGTTGCTTGAGCGGTTGATGGAAGGAAGAAGCAGTTATGGATAA
- a CDS encoding Fis family transcriptional regulator, translated as MAKNKHRGSSFDSFLDDEGMLDEVEAIAIKRVLASEVAAYLVANDVRKAAFAKRIHTSRSQLDRLLDAENPSVTLQTMVKAARGIGKKLEVSLG; from the coding sequence ATGGCAAAGAATAAACATCGAGGCAGCAGCTTCGACAGCTTCCTTGACGATGAAGGTATGCTGGATGAAGTGGAGGCCATCGCCATCAAGCGGGTGCTAGCGTCTGAAGTCGCGGCCTACCTCGTCGCCAATGACGTGCGTAAAGCGGCGTTCGCCAAGCGCATTCATACCAGCCGTTCTCAGCTGGATCGGCTGCTGGATGCCGAGAACCCCAGCGTAACCTTGCAAACCATGGTCAAGGCGGCACGGGGAATCGGCAAGAAGCTGGAAGTCAGTCTGGGCTGA